The Comamonas sp. 26 DNA window GTTTGCTGCCTTACCTGGAAAAGCTGGGCTTTGCCCTTGCCGGTTATGGCTGCACCACCTGCATTGGCAATGCCGGTGATTTGACGCCCGAGATCAATGCCTCCATCACGCAGAACAATCTGGTCTGCGCGGCCGTGCTCTCGGGCAACCGCAACTTTGAGGCGCGCATCCACCCCAATATCAAGGCCAATTTTCTGGCCAGCCCGCCGCTGGTGGTGGCTTACGCCATTGCGGGAACAGTGCGCAAGGACTTGATGACCGAGCCCGTGGGCAAAGGCAAGGGTGGCAAGGATGTGTACCTGGGTGACATCTGGCCCAGCAGCGAGGAGATTCAAGGTCTGCTCAAGTACGCCATGAACGGCAAGGCCTTCCGCAGCAACTATGAGCAGGTGGCCAGTGAGCCGGGCAAGCTCTGGGAAAAAATCAAGGGCGTGACGGGGGCCACTTACACATGGCCTGAGAGCACCTATATCGCAGAACCCCCATTCTTTGCCGATTTTGCTCTTGATTTGAAAGCACCCTCCACAGGTGCAGAAAGCGCTACGGGCCAAAAAGGCTCAAATCCATATATGGTGCATGGCGCACGTGTGATGGCCTTGTTTGGAGACTCCATCACCACCGACCATATCTCGCCTGCAGGCTCCATCAAGGAGACTTCGCCGGCAGGCAAATGGCTGCTGGCTCATGGTGTGCAAAAGGCTGATTTCAACAGCTATGGTTCACGACGCGGCAATCATGAGGTGATGATGCGCGGCACATTTGCCAATGTGCGCATCAAGAATCTGATGATTCCTGCGCAGTCCGATGGTGCACGCGAGGAGGGCGGTGTCACGCTCTACCGTGATGACCATGGCAAGGTGGAGAAGATGTCCATCTACGACGCAGCCATGAAGTACCAGTCTGCAGGCCGTGCCACCATAGTGCTGGCGGGCGAAGAATACGGCACAGGTTCCAGCCGCGACTGGGCGGCCAAGGGTACGCAGTTGCTGGGCATCAAGGCCGTGGTGGCACGCAGCTTTGAGCGCATCCATCGCTCCAACCTAGTCGGCATGGGCGTGCTGCCGCTGCAGTTCAAGGGCAATGACAGCTGGCAAAGTCTGGGGCTGACAGGTGAGGAGTTCATTGATGTGATTCCCGCTGCAGACCTGGCTCCGCAAAGCGATGCGCAATTGATCATCACCAAGCCTGATGGCAGCAAGAAAACGGTCACCGTCAAACTGCGCATCGATACGCCTATCGAGGTGGACTACTACCGTCACGGCGGCATCCTGCCCTATGTGCTCAGGCAGTTGCTGAGCTGAGGCGGCTGAAAAGCAAAAGGCCTGCTCGATTGCGCGGCAGGCCTTTTTTACGTCCTGGACTAGGCTATTTCATGGAATGCAGGCCGAACATATTGCCCTCGGTGTCGGTCGCAAGGGCAATAAAGCCATAAGGGCCGATAGAGACTTTCTCGCGCTGAAGGCTGCCGCCATGTTTCGCCACACGGGCGGCCTGCTCGGCACAGTCTTCGCAGACAAAGTAGATCATGGTGCCGCCGCTGCCGCCCCCGGTTGGGCAGCCAGGCATGTGGACCAGCGCGCCGGTCGCGCCGGCTTGGTCGGGCTGACCCGGAAAAGCCCACATCTCCATATCCGGATGCTCGCCGCCCTCGGGCATGGGCAGTGCCTGCAGCTGGTGGCCGAGAACGGCCTCATAGAAGGTCTTGGCACGCTGCATGTCTTGAACATAGATCTCGAACCAGCCTACGGGATTCATTGCCATCACGAACTCCTTGCTTGCGCGTTGGTGGAGTTGCGATGCTGAGGTGCTTGGCGGCGTGATGCAAGCGGACGAGGCCTCGAATGTCCGGACCGCGTCAGTTGTCGCTGGGTGGGAGCATCGAGGATGCTTGGTCTGCCCAAGATGAACTCTCAGGACAATCGGCTTTTAGCCAGTTTTCTGGCCTTGCGGCGCTGCCACCATAGCCAGACGCCGCTGAGGCCCAGCCCAGCCAGCACCAGGCCGGTCAGGCCGTTGATGATCTCCAGCAGCACTCCGCCCAGCTCGCCCGTATGCAGCGGATAGGCAATGGCCACCGCTGCAGCGCCGGGGTCCAGCTCATGCCAGCGCTGCACGGCTAGGACGGAACCGGTGCGTGGGTCCAGCCACACCGAGCTGATGCCATTGGGGTGCGGCTCGTCGGGGGCGCGAAAACGGATGCGCATGGCTTGCTTGGGATCGGTGGTCTTGGCCGCGATCTGCACAAAACTGGCCTGACCATCGGGCATGGCAGCGCGTGCGCTGGCCAGCATGGCATCCAGGCTGGGCGCAGCGGGCAATGCATCTGCGGAAAGCGGCGGCAGCTTGGGGGCTTTGACTGCTTTGGAGCTGCTAATCATATTGAGCACATCGCCCAGCGGCCGCCAGGCCATATAGGCACCGGTGACGACCAAGACGGCAATCAGCAAGCCCATGAGCACACCGCCGATGCGGTGCAGATCGAACAGGGCGCGCATCAGATTTTTGTTCAGTTCGATGCGCCAGTTGCCAGGCCAGCGCTTTGGCCACCAGAGAATGATGCCGGTCAGTAGCAGCAATACATAGGCCAGTGCCGTCCAGGCGAGGAGGGCTTTGCCGTTGGCGTCCAGCAGCAGGGTGCTGTGCAACTTGAACAAGATGTTGACAAAGCCCTCTGTCTCGCCGCGGCGGCCTTGCTCTTGTCCAGATTCAGGGTTCAGGTAGACGGTGCCGCGCCAGCTGTGCGACTCCACCCTGAGCCAGAGGCTGTCGCCAGCTTCCTGGGGCAGTTTGAAGCGAAAGCTCGCCTTGTCGCCGAACTCCTGGCGCGCCTGCTCCAGTATCGGTGTCAGCGCCGCGGCAGGCGTAGCTGCTGGAGCTTTGAATAGCTGGGGATGTGCCAGGCGATCGAGTGGCTGGGCGGCGATGAGCACGGCCCCCGTGAGCCCGGCCAGAATCAGAATCCAGCCCAGGCTCAGAGCAAACCAGCGATGCAGCCGCAGCCACAGAGAACGTAGCGAAGTCATGGAGTCAGAGGTCGTCGCGCGCCATGCAATTCAGCCGCGAGGGCTGGATGACATGGGTCGCTGGTGCTTAGAACGGCAGCGAGGCCTGCAGATAGACGGTGCGTGGCATGCCCACGTACTTTCCGCCACCGTTGTTGTCGGTGGAGCGGGTGAAGTAGCGGCGGTCCAACACGTTCTTCACACCCACAGTCAGGCGCAGATTGTTCAGCTCCTTGCCGCCCTGATAGCTGGTGCGCAGGCCCAGAATCGCGAAGCCGGGGATGTCGCCCAGATTGCCGTTGGCATCTTCCTGCGTGATGTAGGAGTTGGGCTTGCCGCTGGTGCCTGGCGTGCCGGGCGAGCGTTGCTTGGACTGGGCGTTGAGCTCAGCGTTGAAGGTCCAGCGATCGACCGCATAGCGCGCTGACAGCCCGGCGGTGTGGCGGGCGTACAGCGGCAGATCGCGCCCGGCAAACGGCCCGGCCTGGCTGGTAGCCTGGGTGAAGGTGTAGGTCGCGCCCAGCGAGAAGCCCTTGAGCGCAGGGTAGTGCTTGCCGAAGTCGTAGCGCAGTGCCGATTCCAGACCGCGATGGCGGGTGGCACCCAGATCGGTCCAGATGCCGTTACCCGTGCCGTCGCCGGGACGGTCCAGGAACAACTCCTTGTCGAAGTCGATGTTGAACAGCGTCAGCTCGCCATTCCAGGTGTCGCTCTTGTAATGCGTGCCCAGCTCATAGGTCTTGGCCGATTCGGGGTAGAGCTGGTTGTTGGACGACTGGGCCAGCTGTGCATATTGCTGCGGTCCGAAGGACTTGCCGGCATTGGCGAACACCGTCCACTGGCTGTTGACGCGGTAGAGCACCGACAGCGTGGGCAGCCATTCGTTGGCGGCGGCCGTCGGGTAGATGGCCGCAGCGGTGGAGCCTTTGTAGTCCACCACATTGTTGAAGGAGCGTATGCGCTCATAGCGCACACCGGGCGTGATGGTCCAGTTGCCTACGTCGATGCGGTTGTCGATGTAGAAAGCATTGGCCGTGGTGCCGCCCTGGCTGGTCTGGGTGACGTTCAGCGGCAGCGCCATGGCGTTGACCTGGCCCGGCACATAAAAGCCCGAGGTGGCCAAGGCCGTCTCCGAGCTCTTTTCTTTCAGATAACGGTAGCCCACGCTGACTTCCTGCACCACGGAGCCGGTCTCGAAAATGCGCGAATAGCGCGGCTCCACGCCGTAGTAGCTGTAGTTGCGTGGCGCGGCCGTCAGGCTGCGCTTGCCGGCATTGGCGCCGGTGGCGTCGCGTTCGATGTAGCTGCCGCGGAAGGAGTCCACGTAGTAGCTCAGCACTTCGAAGTTGTCGCGGCCGTCCTTGTAGCTGTATTTGAGCGAGCCGTCGGTGCGGCGGCCCGTGAACTGGTCGTAGTTGCGCGTGCTCTGGAACGGGTCGGCCGCG harbors:
- a CDS encoding TonB-dependent siderophore receptor yields the protein MANQNHPSHRAFRLSCAAAAVAAVFGSVASPVHAQTTAAPEAALDSVTVTGNWLDGDTPNAEKVLEHPGARTIVERERIQESGATTLREALRLVPGVQVQDSNGTGGSDISLNLSVRGLTARLSPRSYMLQDGIPISYAPYGQPQLSLAPVALGNLESIDVVRGAGSVRYGPQNVGGIINFTTRAIPKTFAAEASIGTEIYGHNGNTKTSPSLFVGGTNESGLGLALLYSGTHGKGWRSSNDRTDVDDLLLKGSYQLTSKSSLSASLHHFEGKGQMPGGLTTKQYAADPFQSTRNYDQFTGRRTDGSLKYSYKDGRDNFEVLSYYVDSFRGSYIERDATGANAGKRSLTAAPRNYSYYGVEPRYSRIFETGSVVQEVSVGYRYLKEKSSETALATSGFYVPGQVNAMALPLNVTQTSQGGTTANAFYIDNRIDVGNWTITPGVRYERIRSFNNVVDYKGSTAAAIYPTAAANEWLPTLSVLYRVNSQWTVFANAGKSFGPQQYAQLAQSSNNQLYPESAKTYELGTHYKSDTWNGELTLFNIDFDKELFLDRPGDGTGNGIWTDLGATRHRGLESALRYDFGKHYPALKGFSLGATYTFTQATSQAGPFAGRDLPLYARHTAGLSARYAVDRWTFNAELNAQSKQRSPGTPGTSGKPNSYITQEDANGNLGDIPGFAILGLRTSYQGGKELNNLRLTVGVKNVLDRRYFTRSTDNNGGGKYVGMPRTVYLQASLPF
- a CDS encoding PepSY domain-containing protein, giving the protein MTSLRSLWLRLHRWFALSLGWILILAGLTGAVLIAAQPLDRLAHPQLFKAPAATPAAALTPILEQARQEFGDKASFRFKLPQEAGDSLWLRVESHSWRGTVYLNPESGQEQGRRGETEGFVNILFKLHSTLLLDANGKALLAWTALAYVLLLLTGIILWWPKRWPGNWRIELNKNLMRALFDLHRIGGVLMGLLIAVLVVTGAYMAWRPLGDVLNMISSSKAVKAPKLPPLSADALPAAPSLDAMLASARAAMPDGQASFVQIAAKTTDPKQAMRIRFRAPDEPHPNGISSVWLDPRTGSVLAVQRWHELDPGAAAVAIAYPLHTGELGGVLLEIINGLTGLVLAGLGLSGVWLWWQRRKARKLAKSRLS
- a CDS encoding VOC family protein; this encodes MAMNPVGWFEIYVQDMQRAKTFYEAVLGHQLQALPMPEGGEHPDMEMWAFPGQPDQAGATGALVHMPGCPTGGGSGGTMIYFVCEDCAEQAARVAKHGGSLQREKVSIGPYGFIALATDTEGNMFGLHSMK